One region of Vicia villosa cultivar HV-30 ecotype Madison, WI unplaced genomic scaffold, Vvil1.0 ctg.002318F_1_1, whole genome shotgun sequence genomic DNA includes:
- the LOC131638452 gene encoding zinc finger protein ZAT9-like: MERHKCKLCSRTFSNGRALGGHMKAHLAIAKSQKQQTVLFSNSSSESESEREQEDEKTLVSYGLRENPKKSLKIADPGFSFKPDQTESVIVQDRESETESKNNPTRQQRSKRIRKHISSNSNNHNQNFELKKPKMNFMVPTATQLPFIDSTEPVSSVSDTSPEEDVAMCLMMLSRDKWNRKNNINNVVEQEEEGSVEKIPKEKLLKRVRGKHLCENCRKMFRSSRALGSHRSVCCRDEAKNDNGVHDKIFECPFCFKVFGSGQALGGHKRSHLIPSSSNSAANVNVNANLSARFKESFIDLNLPAPLEEEDDLSVVSEA; this comes from the coding sequence ATGGAGAGACACAAATGCAAGCTTTGTTCAAGAACATTTAGCAATGGAAGAGCACTTGGTGGTCACATGAAGGCTCATCTCGCCATAGCTAAGTCTCAGAAACAACAAACTGTTTTGTTCTCAAACTCTTCATCGGAATCGGAATCGGAACGAGAACAAGAAGATGAGAAAACTTTGGTTAGTTATGGTTTGAGAGAGAATCCAAAGAAGAGTCTGAAGATTGCAGATCCTGGATTTTCTTTCAAACCTGATCAAACTGAGTCTGTTATTGTGCAAGATAGAGAAAGTGAGACTGAGTCAAAGAACAATCCGACTCGTCAACAACGATCTAAACGAATCAGAAAACACATCAGCAGCAACAGCAACAACCACAACCAGAACTTTGAATTGAAGAAACCAAAGATGAATTTCATGGTGCCAACAGCAACGCAGTTGCCATTCATTGATAGTACTGAACCTGTGAGTTCGGTTTCTGATACTTCTCCTGAAGAAGATGTTGCTATGTGTCTCATGATGCTGTCAAGAGACAAATGGAACAGGAAGAACAACATTAACAATGTGGTGGAACAAGAAGAAGAGGGATCGGTGGAGAAGATACCGAAGGAGAAGTTGTTGAAACGTGTTCGTGGGAAGCATTTATGTGAAAATTGCAGGAAAATGTTCCGGTCTTCAAGAGCATTGGGAAGTCATAGAAGTGTTTGTTGTCGCGATGAAGCGAAGAATGACAACGGTGTCCATGATAAGATTTTTGAATGTCCGTTTTGTTTTAAGGTGTTTGGTTCCGGTCAAGCACTTGGCGGTCACAAGAGATCTCATTTGATTCCTTCATCGTCTAATTCCGCAGCCAATGTTAATGTTAATGCTAATCTTTCTGCTAGATTCAAAGAGAGTTTCATAGATCTCAATTTACCAGCCCCGctcgaagaagaagatgatcttaGCGTTGTTTCAGAAGCCTAA